GATCCCCCAAAAGATTCCAAGCCCGACCTTACTATGTAAACTCTGCGCTAAATAATTGATAATGCTGCTCATCTCCTAGACATTCACCTTTTGGAAAGCCGTAGATATCAGTGACCACATCGACTATTGCGCCATAGATCTATCGGAAACTGAGCGGCTTCACGAGAATCCCGCTGTGCGGCTACTGAGAAGCCCACCCGGCGCCTTCACTCTTACCTTTCTGCACCGCGCGTTCAGAGAACATCACGCCATTTCCATTCCTGAGTCGCACCTACGCGCTCGCTTAGAGAATCTCCTTGAAGAAGCGCGTGCTCTTGATCCAGGCTCCTATCCGCAAACCGCATCCGATTACCTTGCAATTTGGTGCGGAGATGGGCAGCTTCTGCTGAAGAAACTGTACCGTGGACAAGCGGAAGAGCCAGTCTTTGAGCTCCAGTCGGGTGCGGAACGCGCAATGCAATCCTCCACCGTGACGACCGGCTGGCACAGGACTGGTTGATGATCGCGGAAAGTATCCGCGGTGCAATCGAAACCCGCTGTGTGGGCGAAGGTCCCACCGGTAGACGCTTTTTTGAAGGAGCAAGCGCCGATAGTTCTCTCATTCCAGGTCATGATGGAGAAGAGAGCGAGACGACCCTGATGCCATTCTATGGTTTCTGCGGTCCAGACGATCGCAGACTTCTCAATCACGCGGCATTGGCAATGACAACAGAAAATCCCTTCTACTCTTCTCCAGATCTCGATGCGATCTGGCGGTATAACCCTGACTTGCGCTTCGCTACATTCCCCGTCTGGACGACTGCCATCGCAGGCGCTGTGGACGAACTGCAACTTGCTGCTCACTGATTTGAACGGCTCAATCTAGTGGTGGCCCTCGCAATATGGAAGTAAAGATCAGTCTCGTCCCATGAGGGCCGATATTGCAAGAAAGTGCGGCTGGGGTGTTGCAGTCTATCTATGCCGTTTTGTGCATGACATTCTTGGTATTTCAGTGGGCGTCCCATCTAAATCAATTCATTTCGCCCCGTTCACTCCTTGGAATCGCTTTGTCTGGAAGAACGCGAAGACTGGACCTTCATGCTTTGACTTGAGTTTCGAGAAAAGTCGTAAGACGGTATCGACAACTGTGGCAAAATGAAAGGCCACACCTTACTCGGCAACCGTAGTCCTGATAGGGAGCTGCTCTCAGCGATCCGCGTGTGTCGAGAGCAGCCGCAAAACATCCTGCATCTAACGGTGCGGGGAAAGGCCCGCAATTCAAGTGCGGGCTCAGGCCGGTTTCAGGTCAATCTGTCCAGATCTCGGCCGAGGTCTCATAATCACTTTCAAAGAGAACAGCTCTGGACGATGCAACATTCTTCTATTTGTTGGATGCCCGCCGCCGCTATTCCCTTTAATGGGAATAGCGACAAAGTTCATGCCTCCCGAGAAAGTCCCGGAATTGCGAACAACTCAAGGCATTTAAATATTTAGTCACAGAAATGCGTTCCGGGGCCGCGAATCAACACTGACTCGTTCCATTCTCGACGGAGGTTCGCGGCCAATCCGAGAACCGGGCTGTCATTTCGTCGCCCGGGAGTTGCTCCTGCGCCGCCGAAAAAACAGCACTTCTTCAAACACTTGGAGCCTGAAGTTGTACCTCGACATGCATGGCAAGATCCAGGAGCGAAGAACAAAGTCGGAGTTCTGTGGACGAGTTTCCCTGGCCGCCCCTGGCTTCGCGGGTCGCCTTCTTGATCGACTCCAGAAGCAGCTTGTTCTGAGGGTCGCTCCCTCCAATTGGTGCTTCCGGATACCGTTCGATGGATTGAGCCGCGTTGAGAAGGATCTTTGAGGAGCGAAGCCTCACATCATCGACTAGTTCAGCATGCCGTGCATCGATCGTCCTGCTGAGTTGGAGCAGGCCAGTCTTCACGAGAAGATAGGCGCGTAACTGAGGAAGGAAGGATTCGACACAATAGTCCATAAAAGCGTCGGACTGGCTCTTTGGGAAGGACTCAAAGACCGAAAGGTCAGAAAGGGTACGAATCTTATCGAAGTTACGACTGATTCGATCGCACTCTGCCTGGAAGCGACGCGCCTGGTACCTCTGCTCAGCGCTGTTCGATTGATCCAGTCGCGCCACATCTCGGATCGCCATCAAGAGGATAGCCCGCATCGTTGTTGTAGCAGAGCGCGACCACAAGTGGTCGAAGATACCCCACATTGCAACAATCCCGAGAACAATCCCAAGGATTGCGTCGCGAGCCGGAAGCAGTGAGGTGTTCAAGGTGAAGCGGTTGAGATTCGTGAGGTCGTAGGCCAGCACAATCTGAAACCCAAGATAAGCCAGGCGCGGACTCGACGTAGCCGCCCATGCTCCGATCGCCATCACAAAGGCAAACAGGAGCGTGAACTCAGCAAGCGAATCGATCCGCGGCAGAATCAGCGTCTGGGCTCCAAAGCCGAGAATACAGGCACCGAGGATAAAGCCAGCGAATCGAAGCAATTGCTTATGCCTTGTTGCGCCTGTATTCGTGAGTGCCGTAAGGATGCAGGTTGTCACCGATCCCGAGAGAAACATCCATCCGACGCTTGTATAAAGGAGGTAGCAGGCCATCGCGCTCAGGGTTCCACGAATCGCAAACCTGAGATGATCCGGGTTGCTGAAGGCATCATCCTGAAAAATCTTCAGTTTCTGTTCCTCGCCGGGCTCGGACAAATGGTGGTGCTGTGGTGAGTAATTGCCGGAAAAGCTTTCTGCGATCAACTCAATATTTCTCTCAATTTCGGCGAGTACCGGATTCCCGTATCGATCCTCATCGGAAAGCTCTAGCCAGTCAGGCGCCTGCTCCTTTACAAGTCTAAGCCGGATCCCTGTGATATTTTGTGCGATCGAGTTGCAGCGAACAGTATCGGGAAGCGACAGCAGACGGACGGTTTCCCCAAGATTCACAGAGAGTTCTATCAGTTGTCCGGACAAGGCAATTACGGCTGCAAGCTGAGACTTGTAGGTGCTGTCGTAGCTCGAATGGACAAGCAGTTCTCGGAGATCTCCCGTGCCCTTCGTTGCATAGCGTTCTAACTGAATCCTAATTGGGGTGATGTTGGCATCGATGTCACCGCTTTGATTCAAGAGTTTTTCGGCCAGCACCAGGCGCTGTTGGATCCCATCGAGCACTGCGTCCGAAGAATGCGTCTGAGCGAAGAGTGTCTCGATGAGGGCTGAAATCACACATGCCATCAAAATGGAGAGGAGCGTATACAGGGTGAGCGTTACGCGGGTCGCAGGCGAAGCCCCCGTATCCCAGATGGTCATCGCCGAAGCCACCAAGACTCCGAGAGCCACGGCCGCGTCGTAGAGCTTCATCGCGCTGATGAGATAGAAGACGGCAAGAAGGTTCGCTATCAGCCAAAAAAAGTGCAGGAACGGCGAGCCCGCAAAGAGCATCGCTCCAAGGATGATCTCCGCTGCACCGAGCGTACAGGCTATTGACGTTCGTAACGCGGATCGCCGTGTTGCTCGCGGGCTGTCGCGTGAAAGCAGCAGTGGGTAGTAGGCGCCAAGCGCAGCGGCTGGTATGCGAAAAACCATCACCAGCACCATCACCGCGGTACAGGCGAGCACAATTCTAAAGATAAGCGAGAGCCTGCCGGGATACATGGCAAGCTCCGCACGGATTACACTCGCAGCGCGGCTGATCGTCGGAAATGCCTGAAGATTTCGAGCCATGGCGCTCCTTACCGGACGATGACAGTCGCCACCTGACCGACGCGCAGGACCGAAGGCGGTGGATTGAGGATGCGGATGCGCACTGGATAACGCGATGCAAGTCTTACCCAGTTCAGGGTGCGCTGCACATCAGGTAGACCAGAGGTTAGTTTTCCGATGACGTCGGGATCTGGTGTGACACCGTATCCGACGCTCTCGACCGAGCCACGGAGCTTCGTCTTCGAGTCGGACATCAGGTATACATCGACCGATTTCCCAGGCGTGATGTGGCTCAGTTGGGATTCACGAAAGTTGGCGAGCACCCACCATGTGCGGCTATCGATCAGCGTGAACACCTGCTGCCCCACCTTTGCGTACTGTCCTTCGGAGATGGTCAGGTTTGTGACCCGTGCATCGAATGGAGATACAACGCTGCACTGCTCGTAGTTGTATCGCGCCAGCCGAACTGCGGCAGCGCGGCTTTCCCGTTGCGCTACCAGCGGAGCAAGGACCAGGACTGAGTGCGCCGACTCGTTCACCTGTGCTTCACTCTGGGTCTTCTGTGCGACGGCCTGTTGCTTTTGGGCGCCTGCGGAGAGCAGCTTGGCCTTTGCCAGAGCAAGCTGCGATTCAGCTTGTTGCACTGCGGCAAGCTTTGCGTCTGCAAGCGTGCGTGCGCGATGGACGTCGTCGGTTGTGACAAAACCCTTGGCAAGCAAAGGTTCAATACGATGCAGGTTGCCCGAAGCGTACTCCGAATCAGCCTGGGCTTGTTTGATGGCCGCTTCGGCCGCAGAGATCGTGGCTTCACTCACTTTTATCTCGTCGTCGGCCCGAACCTCATTCGCTAAAGCCGCCTGTCTTCCGGCAGAGGAAACCTCGACGTGGCTCACCTGCGAAGAGATCTGTCGTGATTCATTTTCAATGAGTCCCTCAAGTTGTTCCTGCGCGGCAAGCGCGCTCTGGAGAGCATAGAGGTATGGGCGGTCATCGATCTTATAGAGAAGTGTGCCCTTCTTCACAAAGTCGTTGTCATGCACAGGCAACTCTGCGACGGGCCCCTCAACCAGGGGCGCTATGCCGATAGAGTTAGCCGCCACTTCGGCATCGTCCGTTCTTGGATAGGCAGTTACGCTACGTATGACCATAGCTCCTGATATCAACGCGCCCAAGATGATGCCTGCGCTGATGAGGTTTCCACGATTCGTTCGTTTCGAGTGTTCGTCGGTTTCGTTCAAGGGACTCAAGACCTCATTAGTTGAAGAAGATGATCCAGAGCGTGCAACTCAGGAAGCTGATGAGACAGGTGTAAACGATAGGCAGCGGCCAGAGTTCAAGCACCAATTTTGTTTTGGTGAACACTGCATGGATCACCGTCGTTAGCGCCGTCGCAACGGCGAAGCAAATAATCCAAGCAGGAAAATATGAACCGAGGAGGTTGAAGGTGGGTGAATAGGAACAGCCTCCCAAAGACAGCACAGCAAGGGTTGTGAGAACCAGAGTGGCGCACCTTCCATGCCGCTGCCTAAGATTTAGATGATGCGGCTTTAGGGTGATGATCTTCATGGGGTTTTGCCTTTCGATTACCGTTCGAGCAGATCGCCGGTCCTGAACGCTAGGCTGGTGAACGTTTGTAAGACGCGCGTGCGGGCTGTAACATCGAGAGCCCTGGCCCGTGCAAGATCGCGTTCTGCATTCAAAACATCAAGCAGGTTGCGCACGCCGTCCTTATACGACTCAACTGCCGCCGAATGGGATTCGGCAGCGGCCGTGAGTAACGATGCAGCAGCCTTCCGCTGCTCTAGCGAGGTGACAGCGTCCTCATAGCTTGCCCATACGCGATCGGCGATCTGATCTTCCCTTTCATGCACAGCGTTCTTCGCCGCTGCTTCCTCCGCTTTTGCCTGCCAGATACGATTCTCACGACGCAGGCCGTCGAAGATGGTCCATTTCAGCGAAAGACCTGCCTCATAGGTTCGAGTTTGCGCATAGGTTCCTGGAAAGGGATCCTGCTGTCCCCACGCACGAATCCAGCCTCCCTCGCCCTCAAAACTAAGCGTCGGGAAATAAGCAGCGTTGTCGTGAGCGACCTCGGCTTGGGCGGCCTTGACCCTTGCCCTATCGGCCAGCAGATCCGGGCGCTGTTGGTACGCGCTTGCAATCGCATCCTCTACGGACTGATCCAGACTATCGGGAATGTGAAGGTCATCCAACCCCTGGACCTTGAAAGAGTGAACGGGCTGGGCAGTGATGACTGTTGCCAAGTCTCCGAAGGCGGTCTTCTCCGCGCCAATCGCGCTTTGAAGATCGTAATTTGCCTTCTCTTTTTCCGCACGAGCTTCGAGAAGGTCTGGCAGCGTCGCAAGGCCGTTGTTACGTCTCTCCTGCGCTGCGTCATCGAGAGCCTTCGCATCGCTGAAATTCACTTCCGCTGCTACCCGCAACCCGCTGGCGTTGAGAAGAGCGTAGTACGCCTGGCTCACCTGTTGAATCAGTTGGAGGTGAGCGTCATTGAAGCTCAGATTCGCTGCGACCAGTTTTGCCTGCGCTGCAGTGATTTCAGACCGACGCGCTCCGAAGTCGACCAGCGTGTAGTCGAGATGGACAGCCGTGGCAAAGAGACCAATATCCTGCACTACGAAGCTGTTGTAGAGGAGCGGCGGGTTGTTGAAGTTCTTGGCTGTGGCGAACGCAAGCAGCGTGGGATACAAGTCACTTTTAGCGATTCCTACCGCGGCCGCACTGGCCCTGGCATGATTCCATGCCTCCTTGGTCGCTGGGTTCTTCGATTCGGCAATGTCGATCAACTGGCCGAGTGTGTAAGTCTCGGTTGCGTCCAACTCCGCCTCTCCATGTGTAACGACGGGGACGTACTTCTTCATGACCGCCGTAGACGGTTGCCAAGGTGCATCCGGAACACTCGGGGCGCGCTGACCCCACGTTCGGGGACCGACAGAACCAAGAGAGCACAAGATAAGCAGAGACCATGTCCGACTTGACTTGGGTATGTTTCCAGCAACAGACATCACAAGCACCAGCTTCCCATGAAGCCTGCTGGAGGGCCTTGCGTGAAAGTGCGGCCTGCGACGTGTGATTGCCAATTTGTATCCTGATAACTCGACATGAACTAAGATTCCTTACCGTCCGATCGCCACGGTTAGTGGCACGGTTACCAAGAGCGCAATCGTCGAGAGAAGCAAAATCGACGCTGTCTCGGCTTCGAGGGCCTTGTATTTTGCAGCAAACAGCACCACGGCTGTTGCCATTGGGAAGCTGGTGCAAACAAGGGCCTCGCGAGCAAAAGGACCGCTTACGTGCAGCAGTTGAAAGAGCACGAATAGAACCACAGTCTGGATCGTTATGCGGCCCAGGGTCCCGAGAAGCACCGTCTTCGACAGATGGAAGGTATGCGCAGCAAGTGTCAAGCCTACAGTAAAGACGGCAACCCCGGAGGTTGCCGAGCCTATCATCTCGAAAGAGCTGGCGACTGCCACTGGAATGTGGAAGCCGATGAGCACAACCAGGATTCCAAGTACCGGCGCCCATAGCAAGGTAGATTTGAGTCCGGCTTTGAGTCCTCCGATCACAGGAGAGGGTTGAGGCGTTGCCCCCGGAGCAGCCTCAATTGTCTTCGCGCCGTTCACCTCCAGAAAGATGATCGCCATCGGCATCACAAGATTGATCGCCAGAGCGACGAGACCGACGGTTCCTGCGCTGGTATCTCCCATGAGCGGCTGGAGGACCGCGATCCCGAAAACGGGGGTTGCGGAGCTGGATAGCATCAAAGCGCAGATAATAGCGCCTGCGCCCTTCAGGGACTCAATGCGCTGTAGGACGAGCAGCGCAACAAGGAAGAGCCCAACATGGGCCAGCAATAAGGCAAGTACAAGCCTTCCCTGTTGTAGCAGAAGGTCTCTCCGGATATCCGTCATGCTGACGAACAGAGCAGCGGGCAAGGCAAACCCCAGCGCCAGCTTGCTGAATCCGGCCGCTTGAATGGCATCAAAGGTGTGGCGCTTCCCCGCGGCGTATCCAAGGGCGAGAACGAAGAATACGGGGAGCAGCGCTACAACCAATCCGGCGATATTCATCAGGAACCTTCCTTATGGCTGCAACATCTTCAGCATTTTGAAGTGCGACGCTCTACTTCAGAGCCAACTTGCGTTGTCAGAATTCGATTTTGGTGCGAAACCCAAGGACCACCGCACGTTGAACCCCACCGCCCACGTTCGCGTAGTACTGAATCACAGGTTGCACAAGCATCATAGGGAGCACATCGAGAAGACTGTTGAACTCGACGCCATGCTCGGGCTTCCACGCAGGCATGCCTGTGGCAACGAAGTTGGAACTCTGGCTGGTTCGGACATAACCCAGCGACATCGTGTTGTGAAAAGGGACAGGCAACGGCTCGTTGAAGCGAAGACCAGCGGTCAACTGCCGGTTGACGTGGTTCACATCAGCAGGACTCCAATCGTAAGAGACCGTTCCGTCCAGTCCTCTCGCCTCGTGTGGGTCTATGCGCCAGAGGGCCTGATTCGCCATCCAATAGAGAAGGTAGTTACCCGAACGTTGCGTAGGACTCGTGGGGTTGGTGAACTTGCCGGGATTGTATGAGGCCCCAAACCGGTAGAGCCCGGAGTATCCCTTCCGACCCTCGACGCTGTCGAATGCTCGCACGGTGGTTGCCTTCTTGCCTGGGCTGAAGCCGATCTCCGAGACGCTCATCGGCGCGCCGCGAAACTGGGGAACCAGGCCAGTCGGGTTGTGTACGTACTGGTAGCGGTCGGCTGCCAGCACCATAGACTTCACATAGAAATGCTTAATTGGAACGACGCGAAGCTCCATCGCTGGCGTCGAAGGCGGATCGAAGCTCTCGAAGGTCGTCGATAGATTGCCGAGTGCATACCCCATCGGCTCGAAGATGAAAGACGCGGCATAGTGTTGCTCTCCGTAGAAGTCCTGCCCGGCAAACTGCCCGACGCGTATTGCCATGCGCTCGTGTCTGATCCGCTTCTCCAGCCACCACGAGTCAAGGCGGAAGGTATTTCCGCTGGACATGCCGCTCGGACTGGCCAGTGTGCCCAGATAATTGCTGAGAATTGCTCCGCCCTGCCAGAGCGCGGTCGCATGGAAGTACAGTCCGTCCTGATGAATCAAAGAACCAAAGTTAATATCGACGGTTCCGCGAACTCGATCGAACGCAGCGAGCCGTTCCTTCTGCACGCTCTTGATATTCCACAGAAAATCGCTAATGTATTGAAGGTCGAAGTTGACGCCTTTCTCTTCCAGACGGCTCCGCTCGCCTCCCCAATCTCCGAAGAGATGACCATGAGGGCCTTGTCCGATCTCATGGCTGTCGGGTCCGCCCAGAGTCTCCTCCTTCGAGGTCTGGCAGCTCGCGGTGGCGATGGTCCCAAAGAGTGCCATCGCAAAGAGAGTCAAAGCATACGTATTTCGCATGGTCATGAATGTTCCATACTCAGAAGGGGATCGCGATACCAGTAGACATGTAATGCAGGCAACAGTGGTCGGGGGACGATGAGGATTACATCCTCATCGTCCGGACCAGAATGAGAAGGATTAGGCGGTAGGAAACACCATCTTCTTCGGATCGACGACTTCGTCGAAGGTCTTCTCGTCGATCCAGCCGGTTGCCAGAGCCGCCTGCTTGAGAGTTGTCTCTTCGTCGAGAGCTTTGTGCGCGATCTTCGATGCCTTGTCGTAGCCGATAACAGGACTGAGCGCGGTCACAAGCATCAGCGAGTTCTGCACGAAGTATGCAATGCGCTTTTCATTCAGAGTCGTTCCTTCGACCGAAAAGATCCTAAACTTCTCGCAGCCGTCTGCCAGAATACGCGCCGAATGAAGGAAGTTATTGATGATAATGGGGCGCATCGCATTCAACTCGAAGTTGCCTTGCGAACCCGCGAATGCCACGGCAGAGTCATCGCCTATGACCTGGATACAGATCATGACCATGGCCTCGCACTGGGTCGGGTTCACTTTGCCGGGCATGATGGAAGATCCGGGCTCGTTCGCAGGGAGGATCAGTTCACCAAGCCCGCAACGTGGGCCAGAGGCGAGCCAGCGCATATCGTTGGCAATCTTCATGAGTGCAACAGCAAGCGAGCGAAGCGCAGAGTGTGCGTTGACCATGGCGTCAAGCGAACCCTGTGCCGCAAACTTATTAGGGGCGGTGATGAAGGGCAACCCTGTCAGCTCTGCGATCTTCGCCGCGATCTCTTCCGCAAAATGAGGAGGAGCATTCAGTCCGGTGCCAACCGCCGTTCCGCCCGCCGCCAGCTCGTAGATTCCACCGAGTGAGTTATCGATCAGACGAATGGCGTCGCGAAGCTGAACAGCATAGCCCGACCACTCCTGACCCACCGTGAGAGGCACAGCGTCTTCCAGATGAGTGCGGCCGATCTTGACGACGTGATACCACTGCTTCGCCTTCTCCTCGATCGCTGCGGCGAGGGCTTCCACCCTCGGTAGCAGATACTTTTTTACTTCAAGAGCGCTGGCGATGTGCATCGCCGTCGGGAAGGTATCGTTCGACGACTGCGCCATATTGACATGGTCGTTGGGATGGATCGGAGCCTTGCTTCCCAACTCCCCACCAAGCAGCTGGATTGCGCGGTTGGAGATAACCTCGTTGACATTCATGTTCGACTGCGTGCCAGAGCCGGTCTGCCACACATAGAGAGGAAACTCGCTATCCAGCTTTCCAGCGATGATCTCGTCAGCGACGTACGAGATAGCATCAGCTCTCCACGGCTCCAGACGTCCGGCCGCCGAGTTCACTAGGGCGGCGGCCTTTTTGACGTAGCCGTAGGCATGGTAGACCTGCTTCGGCATGTGGTCATCACCGATGGCGAAGTGGATCAGGGAGCGCTGCGTCTGCGCGCCCCAGTAATGATTCGCAGGAACTTCGATCTCGCCCATAGAATCGGATTCTTTGCGGTTGCCTGTTGCCTCGATGCCGATTGGAATCTGCTTTAACTCTTCCTGTGTAGACATGAATCACCCTTCTCTTTCAGGTTATGTATAGCGGCTTCTCTTGCGGTGTGATCTCAACCGGTTTTAGCAGAGTTGAGAGAGATCAAAGCACTCAGTCTTTCTGACGCTCGTATGGAAGATAGATCGGCTCCCAAATGTATGCCAGGAGCTCTTGTTCGAAGGCTTTCTCATCTGCCACTCCGGCGATGCCCTCAGAGATCGCCTGTTTTCCAACTGCCTCCGCGACCAGCAAACTCACTTTGCGGGAATCGGAGAGAGAAGGTAGGAGGTCAGCAGTTTTGTCTTTCTGAGTAGGAGACTGCGCCGCAAGGGCCTTCGCGGAAGCCATGATCATCGCGTCCGAGACGCGCTTGGCCTTCGACGCGAGAATGCCCAGCGCCAGCCCCGGGAAGATGTATGAGTTGTTGGTCTGCGCGAAATGAACGCTCCGTCCGTTCAGTTTGACGGGAGGAAAAGGGCTTCCCGTGCCGATCAGTGCTCGGCCATCCGTCCACTTGAGCAAGTCTTCTGGGACAGCTTCAGCGCGAGATGTTGGATTCGACAATGGGAAGATCACTGGACGATCCGCGTGACGGGCCAACTCGCGCACGATTTCTTCCGTAAACGTACCCGCCTGCCCTGAGACACCGATAAGAACGGTCAGCCCTGCATTGCGGGCGACATCTTCGAGTGAAACCTCTCCGGGTTTTGAAAGAGTCCAGTTTGCCAACTCTGCCTTGGTCCTCGCGTATGGCTCCTGGTCAGGGCGAAGGTCTTTCCCGCCTTCCACAATCAGACCGTAACGGTCGACCCCATAGAATCGCTTACGCGCTTCTGATTCGCTCAGGCCGTCCTCTTTGATCGCGGTCAATAGTAGATCCGCGATACCGATACCTGCGGTGCCAAAGCCGAAGATACCAATTTTTTGCTCTTTCAACGGTATGCCGGTTGCCGTGACCGCTGCGAGGATAGTCGCTGTCGTTACCGCAGCGGTTCCCTGGATGTCGTCATTGAAGGTGCAAAGCTGATCTCGGTAACGATCCAGAAGACGGCTGGCATTCGAGCCGGCAAAGTCCTCCCATTGCAGCAGAATATGAGGCCAACGGCGCTTTACCGCAGAGACAAACGCCTCGACGAAATCATCATATTCCTGCCCTCGTACCCTCTTGTGATTCCAGCCGATGTAGATTGGATCGTTAAGACGCTCCTCGTTGTCGGTTCCGACGTCGAGCAACACAGGCAGACAGTGCTCCGGCGGAATTCCCGCGAGAGCTGTATACAAAGCCATCTTTCCGATTGGGATCCCCATGCCCCCGGCTCCCTGATCTCCAAGCCCAAGGATGCGTTCGCCGTCGCTCACCACAATGCAGCGCACGTTATCGTAACGTGGGTCAGAGAGCATCTGATCGATGCGGTCCTTGTTCGGGTAGCTGATAAAAAGGCCGCGTGGCTTACGCCATATCTCACTAAAGCGCTGACAGCCTTCCCCGACCGAAGGGGTATACACAACGGGCAGAAACTTCTCGACATTATGCGTAATGAGTGAATAAAACAGGGTTTCGTTCGAGTCCTGCAGTTCCCTCATGAAACTATATCTTCCAAAACTCGTCGTCTGATCATCGAAAGCCTTCATCCGGCGCTCTCGCTGGTTCTCCAGGGTCCCAACATGCGGTGGCAGCAACCCGTGGAGGACGAATGTGTCCCTCTCCCCGTCCGTAAATGCAGTTCCTTTATTCAACCTCGGATTATTTAAGAGATCGTAACCGCTGAGGCTGGTCTTCACTGTACCGGCCTGATTGACGTTCTGCGCTTCGGATGGTGCGATCATTCAATCTTCCTTCTTTCATCGTTGTGAGCTGACATCAAGTAAGTGGATGAAGCCAAATTCCGAATAGGAGTCGAATGTGGCCTTTGGCCCTAGACCGGCTCCGTGAAAGCTTACGAGCCTACGCCGAATTCACACACGCCTTCCCGGTCCATCCCCCCTCGTCCTAGACGGCGGATTATTTTGGTGAAAAGAACATGATTCAATCCCAATTCCATACGAGTGCCGAACCGTGAATGCCGCGCGCTCAAATCCTGTTAACTCCTTGCATCCGTTGTCGCAAGTCCATTTCGTAACCGACAGTGTAGCCGTACAAACCAGGGCTGCCAATTATCACTTTGTATAGGTCGAGAGACCGGCAGCGATTGCTGCGAATTGTGCCGTCTACGTGATAATGTCAGCCAGGTTATGTTGGAAAGATACGCTTATTCGCGCAAAACGCCTTGGCTCACATTGGCGATCACGACAGTAATGGTCGGCATCGCGGCAGGCATCGGTGGGATGGCGCTCGGTTTGTTGCTGCGCTTCGTGCAACATGTTACCTATGGTTACAGTCTGCACGCGATCATCGGCGACGAAAGCTTCCTCCAGGGAGTCAGTGCCTCTTCACCTCTGCAGAGAGTCGCGGCGCTGTTTGTCTGTGGAATTGTGGCTGGAGTCGGGTGGTGGGCAGTCTATCGCTTCGGAAGTCCTCTGATTTCTATAAGCAAAGCTG
This is a stretch of genomic DNA from Granulicella sp. WH15. It encodes these proteins:
- a CDS encoding NAD-dependent malic enzyme encodes the protein MIAPSEAQNVNQAGTVKTSLSGYDLLNNPRLNKGTAFTDGERDTFVLHGLLPPHVGTLENQRERRMKAFDDQTTSFGRYSFMRELQDSNETLFYSLITHNVEKFLPVVYTPSVGEGCQRFSEIWRKPRGLFISYPNKDRIDQMLSDPRYDNVRCIVVSDGERILGLGDQGAGGMGIPIGKMALYTALAGIPPEHCLPVLLDVGTDNEERLNDPIYIGWNHKRVRGQEYDDFVEAFVSAVKRRWPHILLQWEDFAGSNASRLLDRYRDQLCTFNDDIQGTAAVTTATILAAVTATGIPLKEQKIGIFGFGTAGIGIADLLLTAIKEDGLSESEARKRFYGVDRYGLIVEGGKDLRPDQEPYARTKAELANWTLSKPGEVSLEDVARNAGLTVLIGVSGQAGTFTEEIVRELARHADRPVIFPLSNPTSRAEAVPEDLLKWTDGRALIGTGSPFPPVKLNGRSVHFAQTNNSYIFPGLALGILASKAKRVSDAMIMASAKALAAQSPTQKDKTADLLPSLSDSRKVSLLVAEAVGKQAISEGIAGVADEKAFEQELLAYIWEPIYLPYERQKD
- the fumC gene encoding class II fumarate hydratase, with product MSTQEELKQIPIGIEATGNRKESDSMGEIEVPANHYWGAQTQRSLIHFAIGDDHMPKQVYHAYGYVKKAAALVNSAAGRLEPWRADAISYVADEIIAGKLDSEFPLYVWQTGSGTQSNMNVNEVISNRAIQLLGGELGSKAPIHPNDHVNMAQSSNDTFPTAMHIASALEVKKYLLPRVEALAAAIEEKAKQWYHVVKIGRTHLEDAVPLTVGQEWSGYAVQLRDAIRLIDNSLGGIYELAAGGTAVGTGLNAPPHFAEEIAAKIAELTGLPFITAPNKFAAQGSLDAMVNAHSALRSLAVALMKIANDMRWLASGPRCGLGELILPANEPGSSIMPGKVNPTQCEAMVMICIQVIGDDSAVAFAGSQGNFELNAMRPIIINNFLHSARILADGCEKFRIFSVEGTTLNEKRIAYFVQNSLMLVTALSPVIGYDKASKIAHKALDEETTLKQAALATGWIDEKTFDEVVDPKKMVFPTA